In Chrysiogenes arsenatis DSM 11915, a single window of DNA contains:
- a CDS encoding 3'-5' exonuclease — MNCYIFLDTETTGVEPGSRVLEIAALATDENGNEIGRVNRLIKPGMKIPPDVLQVNGITQEDIDRDGVDMIDTLKELHELYLSVCDLEPPVCDLETQIVIHNAPYDCGVISWGSVNNFV; from the coding sequence ATGAACTGTTACATATTTTTAGACACAGAGACAACAGGGGTAGAGCCTGGATCAAGAGTTTTGGAAATCGCCGCACTTGCTACCGATGAAAATGGCAATGAGATTGGCCGTGTAAATCGCTTGATTAAACCTGGCATGAAAATTCCACCTGATGTTTTGCAAGTAAATGGGATTACGCAGGAGGACATTGACCGCGACGGCGTGGATATGATTGATACTCTTAAAGAGCTTCACGAACTTTACCTTTCAGTGTGTGATCTTGAGCCACCAGTGTGTGATCTTGAGACACAAATTGTCATACATAACGCTCCATACGATTGCGGGGTTATCAGTTGGGGGTCTGTCAATAATTTTGTGTAA